From the genome of Primulina eburnea isolate SZY01 chromosome 12, ASM2296580v1, whole genome shotgun sequence, one region includes:
- the LOC140806595 gene encoding uncharacterized protein translates to MNLICWNARGLGNPRSFRELRRLIAEKDPTLFFLSETKMRATKCKLWKSILRFTGCFMVDCKGKSGGLILFWKNLADVSIKSYSMGHIDCVIQESGNLWRFTGFYGQPDASLRHFSWDLLKRLKSLRELDGIPWLVGGDFNEICYESEKLGGNRRPIPQMQAFRDTLEVCELQDIFCHGDAFTWVNRRRTENLVFERLDKFEGSLNWRLLYPTAHASSMEFFHSDHRPICMKLTSAHSQGSAKKAFSRTTFRFERFWLTEEDCGEIVQMGWGEGNHSIPLPTRILQCKESLQTWARAKFQNIPKRLKEKRSLLNGLRTSKK, encoded by the coding sequence ATGAATCTTATATGTTGGAATGCTCGGGGGCTTGGGAACCCACGATCATTCCGTGAATTACGGCGACTCATCGCCGAAAAGGACCCAACTCTCTTTTTTTTGAGCGAAACAAAAATGAGAGCTACTAAGTGCAAGCTATGGAAGAGTATTCTGCGATTTACAGGATGTTTTATGGTGGACTGCAAAGGTAAAAGTGGGGGTCTTATACTGTTCTGGAAAAACCTAGCCGATGTATCAATCAAATCTTATTCTATGGGGCACATTGACTGTGTTATTCAGGAATCCGGAAACTTATGGCGTTTTACGGGTTTTTATGGCCAACCAGACGCATCATTACGTCATTTTTCATGGGACCTCCTAAAAAGACTTAAGAGTCTACGAGAACTTGATGGCATTCCTTGGTTAGTAGGTGGAGATTTTAATGAAATTTGTTACGAAAGTGAAAAGTTGGGGGGTAATCGAAGACCAATCCCACAAATGCAAGCCTTCCGGGACACACTGGAGGTATGTGAGCTCCAAGACATATTTTGTCACGGAGATGCATTTACATGGGTCAATCGACGAAGAACGGAAAATTTGGTTTTTGAAAGGCTGGACAAATTTGAAGGCAGCCTAAATTGGAGACTATTGTACCCGACGGCCCACGCTTCCTCTATGGAATTCTTTCACTCTGATCATCGGCCTATCTGTATGAAGTTGACTAGTGCGCATTCACAGGGGTCAGCAAAGAAGGCTTTCTCCAGAACCACGTTCAGGTTCGAACGATTCTGGTTGACAGAAGAGGATTGTGGAGAGATAGTTCAAATGGGTTGGGGAGAGGGTAACCATTCTATTCCACTACCAACGCGTATTCTCCAGTGCAAAGAATCACTACAAACTTGGGCTCGTGCAAAATTTCAGAATATACCAAAGAGACTAAAAGAGAAGCGATCATTACTCAATGGCCTACGCACAAGCAAAAAATAG
- the LOC140808257 gene encoding uncharacterized protein, giving the protein MLIRRAAALTTATLPHHFRRYASVALLQELDTTPPQFFYLEGFPRPDPKYDETIHAIPRATSGKNIAAKERKAGRVPSIVFEQEDGQHGGNKRLLSVQSNQIKKLVNHLGRSFFLSRLFDLEVVSQFGSDEIVEKARVLPRNLHLHPRTDAVLNVTFIRAPSSALLKVNIPLVLRGDDVSPGLKKGSPLNIIKRTVEYLCPADIIPPYIDVDVSELDVGQKIVAGDLKVHPALKLLRSKDEAVCKITPSRVSDQQKSK; this is encoded by the exons ATGCTGATCCGACGAGCCGCAGCTTTGACTACAGCCACTCTCCCCCACCACTTCCGCCGTTATGCCTCCGTCGCACTCCTCCAAGAGCTTGACACTACTCCTCCACAGTTCTTCTATCTTGAGGGATTCCCAAGACCAGACCCTAAATACGATGAAACCATCCACGCGATTCCACGCGCCACCTCCGGAAAGAATATTGCCGCCAAGGAGAGGAAAGCTGGCCGCGTGCCGAGTATTGTGTTCGAGCAAGAAGATGGCCAGCACGGGGGCAATAAGCGCCTACTTTCGGTTCAGTCGAATCAGATTAAGAAACTCGTGAACCATTTGGGTCGATCTTTCTTCCTTTCTAGGCTTTTTGATCTCGAAGTTGTGTCCCAATTTGGCTCGGATGAGATTGTAGAAAAAGCCCGGGTTTTGCCCAGAAAT CTTCATCTGCATCCGAGGACAGATGCTGTGCTTAATGTTACATTTATAAGAGCTCCATCGAGTGCTTTGTTAAAGGTCAACATTCCTTTAGTGTTAAGAGGAGATGATGTTTCCCCTGGACTCAAAAAAG GTTCACCTCTGAACATCATCAAAAGAACAGTCGAATATCTTTGTCCTGCAGATATTATTCCACCTTATATTGATGTGGATGTGAGCGAGCTCGATGTTGGGCAAAAGATAGTCGCGGGAGATCTTAAAGTTCATCCTGCTCTGAAGCTTCTAAGATCAAAGGATGAGGCCGTTTGCAAGATTACGCCCTCCAGAGTTTCCGATCAACAGAAATCCAAATGA